The nucleotide sequence TCCAGATATTTGTGATCTATTTCGGCCTATCCAGCCTTGGATATTCGTTTGGCGCAATTTTCGTGGCTGTCGTAGCTCTGACAGTCAATGTCGGAGCCTATACCGCCGAGATCATGCGCGCAGGGTTCGATTCCATCCAGGAGGGGCAATGGGAAGCGGGGGAGTGTCTGGGCCTGTCTTCAACGCAGCTTTACTGGCATGTGGGGCTTCGCCCCGCGATGGAGCGGGTTTATCCAGCCCTCACAAGTCAGTTCATCCTGCTGATGCTTGCTTCCTCGGTGACCTCCCAGATTTCTGCCGAAGAACTCACCGCTGCCGGCAACTTCATCCAGTCGGAAACCTACCGACCGTTTGAAACCTATCTCGTCATCGCAGTCATCTACCTCTTCCTTTCCCTCGGGATGCGAGCGCTTTTCTGGGGGCTGGGTATGGCATTGTTCCCGCGCCG is from Brucella intermedia LMG 3301 and encodes:
- a CDS encoding amino acid ABC transporter permease — protein: MTFDFSVVLLRWHMLVDGMALTAQLALITTVTGFIIGTACAIARRSGGPVLRRLATAYVESIRNTPFLVQIFVIYFGLSSLGYSFGAIFVAVVALTVNVGAYTAEIMRAGFDSIQEGQWEAGECLGLSSTQLYWHVGLRPAMERVYPALTSQFILLMLASSVTSQISAEELTAAGNFIQSETYRPFETYLVIAVIYLFLSLGMRALFWGLGMALFPRRRRLGTPL